The genomic DNA TCCCTCTGACTCCCCCCACCCCGCAAGTCTCATTCAAAGTTTTCACAAAACTACATTCAAATAGCATGTCTGCATTTCAACCACCATATTCACTAGCAAGTTTAATCACTCACTGGTAACCTCCCCAGTGAGGTTAAGTTAACTGTTTAGTTCTCCAGAGGTTTAGAGCTGCCTTAGTGTTCTGTATTTCCAAACACTTATTTTGTAtagtttctccccccccctccccacaggAACATGGAGGTCATATTCTATCAACAGGAAAggatggaggaaagaaaaggcattTGTCTAAAACCATGAGCTAAGTATTTCACTTCCAGCTACAGCCTAAAGATCTGTTGAAATAAGACAGAGTATGTAAAAATTACAAGTCTTCACCTATATATCTAAATTACTTTTATACTAGTTTGATAAGAATAGGTTCAACTACAACTGTTCAGATTTAATACcttatttattttcagcttttgttGTGCTTCCATCACCATTTCTTGGCTGAAACCTTGCATTAACTTTTCTGGGGAAAAGCAAAGCAGATCTTGGCAGAGCTTTACAAGAACAAAGTCTCTTAGCTTTACATAGTTGTCAGATGGATCTTCAGCTAGAAGGAATATAAAAGCATATAGTTACTATCAGCATTATTTGTTTCCTCTTCTCTCATATACAGttacaaaaaaatggaaaacaaaagtaGATAAAATATTCCTCATTATGTCAAAAACTGTGCTTACTTATGAGTAGTGCTAGCCAATTTTTTTGATGTATGATAGTATAAGCTGAAAGAGATCACAGAAAGACAAACTCCTAATATTTTGTGTATGCAAGTACTGTATATAGCATTATGTCATATTTCTAACAGACCAACAGTATACACATTTAACTGATCCAGTTTAACttctagggaaaagaaaagaattatttcatGCATAAACCCTTTCTCTTGCATATTCTGTCTACCCTGTTAGATGCAACCCAGAGGCTCAGCCAGCCAGATTTTATAGTTTCACAGAAAATGTATGTACCCAGTATACAGAGCTAAGTTAATCAAATTTGATCTTAATCAACCACTACCTAACTTACTTACTTTAAATCCATATTCTCACTTCCAGTGTTTAGTAGTAGACTTTGCTGTTTCAATACAAAGTATGAAAGGATGGCTTTCACACTAATTAAAACATTAGACaagtaaaatatttacttttgaaAAGGAGCAACTAGTTTCACTTCTGTATTGCTATTAGTTTCTATATTAATAAGACTATATTATAATTCAGCAGAATTTTAACAGTTTGAGGACATGTAAGCCTACAGCTGATGTTTAAGAACATGAGCAATTTTGTATTGGCCTGTGCAATCCTGAATGTTTAGTTACACATTTTGTGGACTATGCCTATCAAATATCAAGCAAGTATTGGGGTGCAGGATGTAAGCTTCTACAGCCTTCCTAAGACAACAGGAGAAAAATCTGATaattgtacttaaaaaaaaagtcagctgtaGAAGTCTCTTCTAAACCAAATGCCTTTCATATACTCAACATTTCAAGAAGAGTACCCAGCAAAGCTAATCTATCAGCTGAAAAAGCACTGTACAACAGAAACCTTGTTAGCTTCTCATTATAATATTCTACTAGTATCCCTCAAGTCTGATCTTGAGGGCCTACTCTTGAAACAGTAACTACAGCTGCATGTCCTTTAATCCTTCACTATTAACTGGCTCATTAACATTTTTCTATTAAGTCTAATATTACCTttgcacaaataaaaatatattagagTAACTACAGGGAACAGCTCTAACAGTTTTTAAAGACAGAGACTGTTAACTCAGTAGTAAGTTACATTTTTGCAAGTGGAAGATCAGAATGCAGCAAGACTGCATCTGGACTGCGTGGCAGGTACATGCCATTGCATACTTCAGGATCCCATCCACCTGATCACCAGGAgtgtggggcagagctggctggggTTTACCCTGGCCATGTCCTGGCCCAAATGCCTGTGTTTCTTCATGCTACGATTCACTTTGCTTGTCACTACAAGGAGTAAATGCaatagaaaaaagaatttttatataaatacactAAAAATTAAGACTAAGAGAAGCAAGCCCTTTACTTAATGCAGAAGATAAGAGACAGAAGACTATAAGTgtttaaaatctgtttctttgttttcagaagtttcaGTGCGACTAAATACTAAATATTACACCAAGCAGTAGAACTATTAGAAGACAAACTAATTATGTAGAAAGAAACTGATGAAACTATCCTGTGGTATACAACTAAGCTAGCCAAAGCCATTTACTGACCACTAGCTGTAGTCTTTGAAAGCAAGGAAGGTAAGGAAAGGTTCAAAGACCTGAAGGACAAGCTTATTCAAAATTGTCCTAAGTTAAAAAGATCAAAAGGACCCAAGCAATAGCTAATCTAGACTTCACCAGTTACCTACAACTTGCTTAAGAGTACCATAACTATCAAAACTACTGCTTTAAGAAGTCAAAGGATATGGGGGAAAAAGTTAAGAATTAGCTTCAGTGAATGTCAAGTCACATATGCAACTTTGTTCTCACCTATGAGCCACGCAGAAGAAAGTGCTTACAATGTTCTGAAGGTACTTTAATGGTTTAGACAGgtttatcacaaaaaaaaatccccacccaCCCCAATTTTTTTTTGTGGACTAGCAATGTGGAATTCATGGCTAAACAGCTTATATTCTAGCTGTATCTTTTTATtataatccttaaaaaaaaaaaagttgacatttGCAGTTTGAGGATGATCAAAAACTACTAAGTTACCAAGGACTGGGATGGAAGTTTCTGCTGCTTATATGTAGCACTGTACAATTggctatttattttttgttttggagaTTGCTGATTATTAGCAGTTCAAATGCGCTGTGGATGAGTGGCCTAATCTTGTGTGACAAGTCTTACAGCAGCACTCAGTCTGTGAAAAAGACTGGAGAAGCTGTACTAAAAGTAACTTATTCCATTCCTTTTCACTCAAATTAGTTATAAGAGAGATAGGGGCAGTTTCTCCACAATAAGCACTATCAACATACATTTCACTTGTGTTAGCTGGGATGACAAGCTATAACCAGAATCTTGagtttgaaaagaaatatatgaacAAAATATTCGTTATAAGTGTGAAACTCAGAAGTAActtgtttttcatgtttttcttagcATTAGTTCTTTCTAAGCAGTTAAATAAACTTTCTGAAAAGAACAGAGATTTAAAGACTTTTTACTTTATAGCTTTAGATGCTATTTAATTAAATATCCTGATCATATTAAGGTTGTTCAGCCTGATTTTCCCCTAGAAAGGGCAATAAGTATTcttaaaaatctgaatttctttaatttttgaatGCCATGTGAAAGATAACAAGCTTTCTCCTGGCTTATCTCATAAAGAACTTAAAGCCTATTTGAGGGCAAATTTGCTGTTGTTCAATATAACCCTGCATTTTATGCAGGGAGCCATGAAGAACTTTGTTTATCCTCAGTTATAGTTATAAAATTAGTTATAAAAACTATGTACAGCTTTGTAGTGTTAATGGAGgtaggggtggtggtggtggaggggagaaaagaaaaaaaaaaacacacacagtgaGCAAGATTTCCTATTATATAAAGGAATTTATACCTTCCTAGGTTCCTATGAATTGGATTAGAGTTTAGGAGGCTGTTACCCTATGTTAGGGTTAGCCTGAGGTGATGCATCAAGAAAGCAAATGTTCTATTGTATTTTAATTAGctttttggggcttttttgtttttaactaagaTGAGGTGCTGAGGTAGCACCAAGAACTGAATAATAAATTCCTGTGTTTGAATTGCATTTCTTCCTATGGTAGACTTGAAACCACAGAAGAGGGGTCACATTTGTAGCTGTTTTTGTGTCCTGTATTTAGGCAAACATACTGTTTTTCTCTGCTCCATCTGCCATTGCTtccattgcatttttattttcaagtatTCACATACACATCTATACCATCACAGGGATCTTCAGTCAGCAATACATGCTCCTGGAGCACAAATCCTGTATAGATTTTTAACTGGCTGTAAAATTTTGGCTTGCACACTAATATTAATATGTTATCTTAGATTTTTCAATTTTGAGTTTTGTTTAACAGCAGTAAACTGAACAAGGAGTTTGAAAAAGCTTGATCTCTTGGCTAACTCAGCTGTGCATCTCACAATAAAATGGCTAATTAGCTGGTAATCCGTTCATGCTAGGGATTGAATTTTCCTGGTGTGCTGTTCTAAGTAAAGGATTTAAGGCGCTACATTATATACAGTTCTTCTGTAAAACAGAGTACTATTAATCCTGAACTGAGCTGAAGCTAAATCTTCAAAAGACCATTTAATTCTGACAAAGTAATGCAAAAAGTTAGTTTGCAGGCTAACAGTCTGTGAATGCTACAAGTTGTTTTATTAAACAGGCAGACTGAGTTAAGAATTTAGCACAAACCTGTTATATCAAGTACTGTAGGAGAAGACATATAGTATCTATGAACTGTTTCAAGAAGCTGAGCACCATGGCCTTCTCCTTGGAATGGTGGCAGAATCAGCATCTGGCTACAAAGGAATATGTATTaatatttcagttaaaatacATACATGTGCATACATTATAACATAAAAGTTTAAAGATTATGTGGTATTTCATTTTGGATTAAAATACGTTTAGCAATCTTCATGTTAAAACATAATTTTTAGTGTCTTAAAATTGCTAAATATTCAAAGCTTGTTTGAGATTCCCTCTGCTTCAAGAAGGGAACAATGAAATAAATCAGTGCATAGCCAGCTAAtaatggagatttttttaaacaaatcaacACCATTATAAACAAGTATTGGGAACTTCAGCAGTTCtctcttctgaaataaaaggCAAGGCACGAGTTACGCCGCCAATTACCTTACACGTGGCCGGGTTTTGTCTGGGTACACATAGTAATTATAGACTGTCATGTAGCCTACGGTCGCAAAGAGCGTAGCTCCATCCTTATTATACTTCTCAAATCTGCAGATAAAACAGAAAGCCAAGCAGGTCAATTACAGTCGCGCTCCCATGCAGTgtccattttcttttccattctccAACTGAATTTTCAGTGTCAGCAAGCTACTCTGTGAGGGCCCAATGGGTACACCTGCTATGTTCTGAATGTACAATTCACTTAATTGGTGTGCAGCAACTTGGATAAATCAGGCCTCTTTACAGCACTTCAGTGCACTTGCCTATTATAAAGATGAATAGGTGGCaagtaaaagaaaacacaggCAAAGCTCATTTTACTGTTTAAGCCTACATTCAGGGCTCTAACGGACAACAGCATTTAATTCAGCTCTATTCTCAAGGCTTCCCAAAGCATAATGGAGGAAAACTCAAGCCTCATAAACAATGGTTTTTCTTTCCTGGGAAAAATATCATTATACTGCTCCAATAATTGGCCAGCCACAATTAAAATGCAGGCTTTGTGGAGGTAATAAGGTCTACTGTTGCTTTAGAACTGTACTTACACTAGAAAGTAGTTCCATCTTTCATCATCTATATCAATAAAGCTAGCAGTTTCAATAAACCACATCAAGAACGTCTGAAGCCTTTCATGATATTCTTGAAAGCCTGGACATGTCATGTCAGCCTAGGGAAAAAGCCAGGAGAAGTCAGGTGAAACTTATCACAGACATTGAGAGAAGAATCTGCAGAACCTAATTAAATTCTATATACAATTTTTTATAAGTATGATTATTAAGAAAACTGATAAAATAATAGTATTTATATGCAATAGTTGAAACATTACTGAAAGTGCatcactgcaaaataaacaaatttgGTTGCTCAAAAGGAGCAGTTTCACCTGTTTTTCCTACCTTGTATATCTGATATGTTATATCTTCCCCAGCTTCCTCATTGTGGAGGGAATAGGTGTGCAGCAGCATTCCAAAGGGCTTGAAATTGACCTCCTTCTCCAGCAGAGACACAAAGTCATCTGGGTTGGTGCAAAATCCAGGAGGAATGATCTCTCTAATTTTACTTTCAACATCATCTGCCTGGAGAATATAAGAGAGAGAAGGATTAGTGGAAGATAAAGAAAGGCAGCAGCAAAGTCACCATTATTCCATTAGAGACAAATACAAAAGCAGGTGGTATGGCCTAtctgtaattttaaagaaaaaagtggggAGTGTTCCTGTTGCTCACTAGCGACCCTTCCAGCAGATAAAGGAGCCACACTGAAGGGATCCAAAAAGGTCACAATCCAGCCCCTGACAGCAAGAAAAAGCTGGTAGTTACAGTGTCAGTTTAGTGGGCAATGATAATGATGGAGAAGAGTCCTGAACATTTTTACTTTGAGATTATTGCAATTGTccaatcaaaaaaaaataaatcaaaagcgCTGATAACTACTCTAATAAAAATATTACGTGGAGGAAAACCAGAAATGGCAAGACAAGGAAGGAAACTATGAATTCAGTTACACAGAAGAAATGCTGGATTAAAAAGTCATAGTTTCTGGCTCTAATGCACTTTCAGAAATAAATGCATTGCATCCAATAAACTGGCAGCAAGCCTCCAGGACTATGCTACATAGAGCCTTGTGGAACACAGGTTCCCAGACAAGCAGCTAACAAGAGAAAGTAGGTGATGCAGGATTGGAGTGGAGGAAACGGGACAAAGACTAAAAATGGTCATCCTCAAACAGCAGAGTGACAGCTAGCACACACTTGCATCCTTGTATCTCTCTGCTTAAAATGCCTGCCTATAGAATCAGCCACAAAATACATTACAAGCTCAGAAGACAACATCCAGCATCCTAATCACAGAACACTTTGAAAACAAGTTcaacataaaataataaaaatatgatttagGGATACTGTCAGCAAATTGAAACTGTAATCTAACAtactggggagggaaaaaatattCTGACAGCAAGATTAAATTCAGAGATTAAAATAACCCTTTTTAAATAACCAAAGTGAAAGTTAGAGACTATCAGCTGAGCAGACTTCATAATCCTTTTCAGACCCCAAAAAGACCACTTGATTGAATACATTTACTACTTCTTTTTAACCATGAATATTTGATGAAGTTTCACAATAACTTATTACTGCTTCTCACCAGGCAATAAAACTTAATGAATTGGTCTCAACTTAACAAAACCGTACTCCTCAATACAACCCCTAAAAGCCTGACATTACATTCAACAAAATGAGCTTACATTCAATTCAAACTTTCCTCCAGACAATGAACCCAGGTTTTTACTTAATGGAGTTTGCCGTGAGTTCAGCTGTAATGTTTGTATTGTATCTATTTCCACAAGGACTGACACAAGAACACTTTGTGTTAACTTACTAAGCAGCTCTTTCACACCGTTTACATGCATGATGGGTATTAATTCTAAACCAAGACCCTTGCTACTTAGCATTCAAAACAGGGAAATTAAGATGCTTAGAACAAAATACACTACAAAAGGCTAATACAACATGCTACTAATTCCTGTCCTTTCAACCATAGTCCCTTAAGTAGAAGCAATGCACCTGCAAATGAATAGCACTTTATCATTCAGTTA from Apteryx mantelli isolate bAptMan1 chromosome 6, bAptMan1.hap1, whole genome shotgun sequence includes the following:
- the HAT1 gene encoding histone acetyltransferase type B catalytic subunit isoform X2; its protein translation is MEKKLAEYKCNTNEAIQLKLVRFPEDLEDDNTTFNPEYSHQVFGDDEVAFGYKGLKILLYYIAGNLSTLFRIEYTSKVNEKFDCVEADDVESKIREIIPPGFCTNPDDFVSLLEKEVNFKPFGMLLHTYSLHNEEAGEDITYQIYKADMTCPGFQEYHERLQTFLMWFIETASFIDIDDERWNYFLVFEKYNKDGATLFATVGYMTVYNYYVYPDKTRPRVSQMLILPPFQGEGHGAQLLETVHRYYMSSPTVLDITAEDPSDNYVKLRDFVLVKLCQDLLCFSPEKLMQGFSQEMVMEAQQKLKINKQHTRRVYEILRLRATDMGDAEQSRSYRLDVKRRLIGPYKKKQRELAKMRRCLRPEELTNQLNQIDLNMQHEQLEESFQQLVSDYRRVLERLAQA
- the HAT1 gene encoding histone acetyltransferase type B catalytic subunit isoform X1 — protein: MAGLTAMEKKLAEYKCNTNEAIQLKLVRFPEDLEDDNTTFNPEYSHQVFGDDEVAFGYKGLKILLYYIAGNLSTLFRIEYTSKVNEKFDCVEADDVESKIREIIPPGFCTNPDDFVSLLEKEVNFKPFGMLLHTYSLHNEEAGEDITYQIYKADMTCPGFQEYHERLQTFLMWFIETASFIDIDDERWNYFLVFEKYNKDGATLFATVGYMTVYNYYVYPDKTRPRVSQMLILPPFQGEGHGAQLLETVHRYYMSSPTVLDITAEDPSDNYVKLRDFVLVKLCQDLLCFSPEKLMQGFSQEMVMEAQQKLKINKQHTRRVYEILRLRATDMGDAEQSRSYRLDVKRRLIGPYKKKQRELAKMRRCLRPEELTNQLNQIDLNMQHEQLEESFQQLVSDYRRVLERLAQA